One stretch of Miscanthus floridulus cultivar M001 chromosome 18, ASM1932011v1, whole genome shotgun sequence DNA includes these proteins:
- the LOC136520802 gene encoding probable trehalose-phosphate phosphatase 4 — protein MTNQDVVVPDMGIAAAAALPAPGRALFACRGAVGAVSSLRGAYGGLGLPGAAADGGKFLAAGARGAPAAANAPPARTCTSRVVEAIRASSPTRCPAVDEYDAWTRTHPSALGSFDQIAAAAKGKRIVMFMDYDGTLSPIVTDPDMAFMSPEMRAAVRNVAKHFPTAIVTGRCIEKVCCFVGLPELYYAGSHGMDIKGPSSKEDNTVLLQPAREFLPVIDKAYRAMEEKTKDTPGARVENNKFCLSVHFRCVDEKSWSSLADKVKAVLRDFPELKLNEGRKVLEIRPSIMWDKGKAVEFLLKSLGFDDRTNVLPVYIGDDRTDEDAFKVLRERGQGIGILVSKCPRKTDASYSLQDPTEVMEFLVRLGQWKPLRSPSPARPRVQQQ, from the exons ATGACGAACCAGGACGTGGTGGTCCCGGACATGGGcattgcggcggcggcggccctgcCGGCCCCCGGCCGCGCCCTCTTCGCGTGCCGCGGCGCCGTGGGGGCCGTCTCGTCGCTGCGCGGCGCTTACGGTGGCCTCGGCctccccggcgccgccgccgacggtGGCAAGTTCCTAGCAGCAGGCGCCCGGGGTGCCCCCGCGGCGGCGAATGCGCCGCCGGCTCGGACCTGCACCAGCCGGGTCGTCGAGGCCATCCGCGCGTCGTCGCCCACCCGCTGCCCCGCCGTCGACGAGTACGACGCGTGGACT AGGACGCACCCGTCGGCGCTGGGCAGCTTCGACCAGATCGCGGCGGCGGCCAAGGGGAAGAGGATCGTCATGTTCATGGACTACGACGGCACGCTGTCCCCGATCGTCACCGACCCCGACATGGCGTTCATGTCCCCCGAG ATGAGGGCGGCGGTGCGCAACGTCGCGAAGCACTTCCCGACGGCGATCGTGACCGGCCGGTGCATCGAAAAG GTCTGCTGCTTCGTAGGCCTCCCGGAGCTCTACTACGCCGGCAGCCACGGGATGGACATCAAAGGCCCAAGCTCCAAG GAGGACAACACGGTCCTGCTTCAGCCAGCTCGCGAGTTCCTGCCGGTGATCGACAAG GCTTACAGGGCTATGGAGGAGAAGACTAAGGACACGCCGGGGGCCAGGGTGGAGAACAACAAGTTCTGCCTGTCCGTGCACTTCAGATGCGTCGATGAAAAG AGCTGGAGCTCATTGGCTGACAAGGTCAAGGCCGTGCTCCGGGACTTCCCCGAGCTGAAGCTCAACGAGGGCAGGAAAGTTCTGGAGATCCGGCCGTCGATCAtgtgggacaagggcaaggccgtCGAGTTCTTGCTCAAGTCGCTCG GATTCGACGACCGCACCAACGTCCTGCCGGTGTACATCGGAGACGACCGGACCGACGAGGATGCTTTCAAG GTGTTGAGGGAGAGAGGTCAAGGTATAGGGATCCTTGTTTCCAAATGCCCCAGGAAGACAGATGCCTCCTACTCTCTCCAGGACCCCACTGAG GTCATGGAGTTCTTGGTCCGGCTGGGGCAGTGGAAGCCACTGCGATCACCGTCACCGGCACGCCCAAGGGTGCAGCAGCAGTGA